From Syntrophorhabdaceae bacterium, one genomic window encodes:
- a CDS encoding pyridoxine 5'-phosphate synthase, producing the protein MADLMVNIDHVATLREARGTNYPDPVHAALTAEMAGASGIIVHLREDRRHIKDRDVAILKDVIKTKLNLEMAAAPEIVAIACDIKPDMVTLVPEKRKELTTEGGLDVVKLSDRLARVVEKVKGKGIQVSLFIDPVQTQIEMAHRIHADMIEIHTGAFSDAQSERAKQGELKKIVNVAVRGKELGLGVNAGHGLNYHNVKEVAAIQEIDELSIGHSIIARAVFVGLDRAVIDMIALMKT; encoded by the coding sequence ATGGCGGACCTGATGGTAAATATCGATCACGTGGCCACATTAAGAGAGGCTCGAGGCACTAATTATCCCGATCCGGTACACGCGGCCTTAACTGCCGAGATGGCAGGTGCCTCGGGTATCATCGTACACTTAAGAGAAGACCGAAGACACATTAAAGACAGGGATGTGGCCATACTAAAGGATGTGATCAAGACAAAGCTGAATCTTGAGATGGCAGCGGCACCGGAGATAGTGGCCATTGCCTGTGATATAAAGCCGGACATGGTCACACTCGTGCCGGAGAAGAGAAAAGAGCTGACGACCGAAGGCGGGCTTGACGTGGTAAAGCTTTCTGATCGTTTAGCAAGGGTCGTTGAAAAAGTCAAAGGCAAGGGTATTCAGGTAAGTCTCTTTATCGATCCCGTGCAGACCCAGATCGAGATGGCCCACAGGATTCATGCCGATATGATAGAGATTCATACGGGGGCATTTAGCGATGCCCAATCGGAAAGGGCGAAACAAGGTGAACTAAAAAAAATCGTGAATGTGGCCGTACGTGGAAAGGAGTTGGGGCTCGGTGTCAACGCGGGTCACGGTCTTAATTACCATAACGTGAAAGAGGTGGCGGCCATTCAGGAGATTGACGAATTGAGTATCGGCCACAGTATTATAGCGCGGGCGGTCTTCGTGGGTCTTGACCGGGCAGTGATAGACATGATCGCGCTCATGAAGACGTGA
- the acpS gene encoding holo-ACP synthase — protein MIGVDIVDIARIHRIVERYGERFLDRVYSKDEANYARGKRRMEETLAGQFAAKEAFIKALGRGVPWRDIVVCHEGARPFIRFRGKRYDDVSISHEHAYAVAVVNINEEK, from the coding sequence ATGATCGGCGTCGATATTGTGGACATAGCAAGGATACACAGGATAGTAGAGAGATATGGGGAACGCTTTCTTGACAGGGTCTATTCGAAAGACGAAGCAAACTACGCCAGAGGGAAGCGGAGGATGGAAGAGACCCTCGCCGGACAGTTCGCCGCCAAAGAGGCATTCATCAAGGCGCTGGGCAGAGGAGTCCCGTGGAGAGATATTGTTGTCTGTCATGAAGGCGCTCGGCCATTCATCCGTTTCCGGGGGAAGCGCTACGATGACGTCAGCATATCTCACGAACATGCATACGCTGTGGCCGTGGTAAACATCAACGAAGAGAAATAA